From Domibacillus sp. DTU_2020_1001157_1_SI_ALB_TIR_016, a single genomic window includes:
- a CDS encoding DUF445 domain-containing protein, protein MTNKKPTQSKHLASASLAVMGGGFIATIPFQETAWSAILHGGFEAGLVGGLADWFAVTALFRHPMGIPIPHTALLPKNRKKIVAALVNTLENDWLSKESIQSKLQNVHVIQKMIPVIQKEVSSEAVKKEINGLLDQMVRSIDVTKIAPLIEKELKKALRSIDTGHVIEMAVEKLIHHQYDEKALDYMLDRMEQWLNKNETSRQLGRTALRAIEGLELDGFMQFALKSFQQMLSEEKLGSLLQNLLRNALINIKKPEDMNRQTLLLKVKEEMRGITERKEWMEVIEARKEAAIQDWELSGKIEEILTSIQQKASAFIESGECMENYVLPFINRTIRSVQDNPEKINRLEAWAQHQIGVLVEENHSKIGKLVEENLNKLDNETLVQMMENHIGKDLQWIRVNGAVCGFFIGLVLAGIQTLF, encoded by the coding sequence ATGACAAACAAAAAACCAACACAATCGAAGCATTTAGCCAGTGCATCACTTGCTGTGATGGGCGGTGGTTTTATTGCAACTATTCCTTTTCAAGAAACAGCCTGGAGTGCTATTTTACATGGCGGATTTGAAGCGGGCCTTGTTGGCGGTCTTGCTGACTGGTTTGCCGTAACGGCGCTGTTTCGTCATCCAATGGGCATTCCTATTCCGCATACAGCTCTTCTGCCAAAAAACCGCAAAAAAATTGTAGCGGCGCTCGTAAATACACTGGAAAACGACTGGCTTTCTAAAGAAAGCATTCAAAGTAAACTTCAAAATGTGCACGTTATTCAAAAAATGATACCGGTTATCCAAAAAGAAGTCTCGTCGGAAGCGGTAAAAAAAGAAATCAATGGGCTCCTTGATCAAATGGTCCGCTCCATCGATGTGACAAAAATAGCGCCTCTGATCGAAAAAGAACTGAAAAAGGCGTTGCGGTCTATTGATACCGGACATGTGATCGAAATGGCTGTAGAAAAGCTGATTCATCATCAATACGATGAAAAAGCGCTTGATTATATGCTTGATCGCATGGAGCAGTGGCTCAATAAAAATGAAACGAGCCGCCAGCTCGGCCGAACAGCCCTAAGAGCCATCGAAGGCTTGGAGCTGGATGGATTTATGCAGTTTGCCCTGAAATCGTTCCAGCAGATGTTAAGCGAAGAAAAACTGGGAAGCCTGCTGCAAAACCTGCTGCGGAATGCACTCATTAATATAAAGAAGCCGGAGGATATGAACCGGCAGACGCTTTTGTTAAAGGTGAAGGAAGAAATGCGGGGAATTACAGAACGGAAAGAATGGATGGAGGTTATAGAGGCCCGGAAAGAAGCAGCGATTCAGGACTGGGAGCTTTCCGGGAAAATTGAGGAGATCTTAACATCCATTCAGCAAAAAGCTTCTGCTTTTATCGAAAGCGGTGAATGCATGGAGAACTATGTTCTTCCTTTTATCAACCGGACGATTCGAAGCGTGCAGGATAATCCGGAGAAAATAAACCGGCTGGAAGCATGGGCTCAGCATCAAATAGGTGTGCTCGTTGAAGAAAACCATTCAAAAATCGGCAAGCTGGTAGAAGAAAATTTAAATAAGCTTGATAATGAAACACTTGTCCAGATGATGGAAAACCATATTGGCAAAGATCTGCAATGGATTCGAGTGAATGGGGCTGTCTGCGGCTTTTTTATCGGTCTTGTGCTGGCCGGTATTCAAACTCTCTTTTAA
- a CDS encoding amino acid permease, translating into MDKKWGLWLLTAIVVGNMVGSGIFMLPSTLAQIASPLGVTIAWLLTGFGVLMIALVFGTLSIRKPDLTGGPQSYARSLFESPKYGNTAGFSMVWGYWVANWISNVAIITSFAGYLSTFFPVMRSEHILFTIGSQQVSVGQTITFIICSLLLWGTHFILITSMQTAGKLNFVATASKVIGFLLFITAALFAFQVSNFGEMYTPITDSEGQTHGLFSQVNMAAISTLWAFVGIESAVILSGRAKSQRDVGRATVLGLLIALAIYVALTLITMGVLPQDVLRSSDKPFVDALSVLIGDTGATVMALLAVISLFGSTIGWILLASEVPYIAAKEGNFPAFFAKVNKKGSPSRSLAITNAMSQIFVFSTISGTISEAFTFLTTSATLAYLIPYLVSSLYLLKLTLKGETYEAGDKARIRHGIIAAIALVYSLWVIKSGTADWLTFTLGIGLFLLGVVIYPILRRSRLIK; encoded by the coding sequence ATGGATAAAAAATGGGGATTATGGCTTCTGACGGCTATTGTCGTCGGAAACATGGTCGGTTCCGGTATTTTTATGCTGCCGAGCACGCTGGCCCAGATCGCGAGCCCGCTTGGTGTAACGATTGCCTGGCTTCTGACTGGTTTCGGTGTTTTAATGATTGCTCTCGTTTTTGGCACATTGTCAATTCGCAAGCCTGACTTAACAGGCGGCCCGCAAAGCTACGCGCGGTCGTTGTTTGAATCACCAAAGTATGGAAACACTGCCGGATTTTCGATGGTATGGGGCTATTGGGTCGCCAACTGGATCAGCAATGTCGCGATCATTACAAGTTTTGCAGGCTACTTATCAACGTTTTTCCCGGTTATGAGAAGTGAGCATATTCTTTTCACAATTGGCTCTCAGCAAGTTTCTGTAGGGCAGACGATTACATTTATCATTTGCAGCTTACTGCTTTGGGGAACACATTTTATTTTGATCACAAGCATGCAAACTGCCGGTAAGTTAAATTTTGTCGCTACTGCTTCAAAAGTGATCGGGTTTCTGCTGTTTATCACAGCTGCTCTGTTCGCTTTCCAAGTATCGAATTTTGGCGAGATGTATACACCGATTACAGACAGTGAAGGTCAGACGCACGGCTTGTTCAGTCAAGTAAACATGGCAGCTATTTCTACGCTTTGGGCATTTGTTGGAATCGAGTCAGCTGTTATCTTGTCCGGCCGGGCGAAATCCCAGCGTGATGTTGGACGTGCAACGGTTCTTGGCCTGCTCATTGCCCTTGCCATTTATGTAGCGCTGACCCTGATTACGATGGGTGTATTGCCGCAGGATGTATTAAGATCGTCTGATAAGCCATTTGTCGATGCTCTTTCTGTTTTGATCGGCGATACAGGAGCAACCGTGATGGCCCTGCTTGCGGTAATCTCGTTGTTCGGTTCCACAATTGGCTGGATTCTGCTCGCCTCTGAGGTGCCATACATTGCAGCGAAAGAAGGCAACTTCCCGGCTTTCTTTGCAAAAGTGAATAAAAAAGGCAGCCCGTCTCGCTCATTGGCCATCACAAATGCGATGTCACAGATTTTTGTTTTCTCGACGATTTCCGGAACAATCAGCGAAGCATTCACGTTTTTAACAACGTCCGCTACGCTTGCTTACTTGATTCCGTACCTGGTTTCATCTCTGTATCTGTTAAAGCTTACTTTAAAAGGCGAAACGTACGAAGCAGGCGACAAAGCGCGCATCCGTCACGGAATCATTGCCGCAATTGCGCTTGTGTACTCTCTTTGGGTTATTAAATCAGGAACGGCGGACTGGTTAACCTTTACTCTTGGAATCGGACTGTTCCTTCTAGGTGTTGTCATTTACCCTATTCTGCGTCGCTCACGTCTTATTAAATAA
- a CDS encoding amino acid permease has product MNQSLFRKKNIRDLLDGQPKSALKKELGPFDLTMLGIGAIIGTGIFVLTGTGALTAGPGLIISFVIAGLACLFAALSYAEFASTVPIAGSVYTYTYTTLGEFIAFIIGWDLVLEYLLAVSAVSVGWSGYFQSLLAGFGLHIPTALTAAPGTIEGTTTYFNLPAFLIVMLITFLLSIGVRESKRVNNIMVIIKVAVVLLFIVVAAGYVKPANWDPFMPFGFDGVFAAAALVFFAFIGFDAISSAAEETKNPKRDLPIGILSSLFICTVLYVVVSAIMTGVVPFAQFEGVAHPISLPLQVAGQNWVAGVIDLGAILGMTTVMLVMLYGQTRVMFSMSRDGLMPPVLSKVHKKYQTPFIATWIFGLIAGLMGALISLDELAKLVNIGTLSAFVLVSIAVIVLRYKQPDLPRAFRCPAVPLVPILAILFCGFLILQLGAATWIRFIIWLLIGVVIYFVYSRKRSKLNQ; this is encoded by the coding sequence ATGAATCAATCATTATTTCGAAAAAAGAATATTAGGGATCTGCTTGATGGCCAGCCAAAAAGCGCGCTCAAAAAAGAATTGGGTCCCTTTGATTTAACGATGCTGGGTATTGGTGCCATCATTGGAACGGGGATTTTCGTTCTGACTGGGACAGGTGCCTTAACCGCTGGACCGGGATTAATTATATCCTTTGTGATCGCTGGTCTTGCTTGTTTGTTTGCTGCTCTGTCTTATGCGGAATTTGCGTCAACGGTACCAATCGCAGGTTCTGTTTACACATACACGTATACGACACTTGGTGAATTTATTGCTTTCATCATTGGATGGGATTTGGTTCTTGAGTATTTGTTGGCTGTAAGTGCCGTGTCAGTCGGATGGTCTGGTTATTTTCAATCATTGCTTGCTGGGTTCGGCCTTCATATTCCTACTGCTTTAACAGCAGCTCCGGGTACCATTGAAGGAACGACAACGTATTTTAATCTTCCGGCCTTTTTAATTGTTATGCTTATTACGTTTTTACTTTCAATTGGTGTGAGAGAATCAAAGCGCGTGAACAATATCATGGTTATCATTAAGGTAGCAGTTGTTCTTTTGTTTATCGTAGTAGCTGCCGGGTATGTAAAGCCGGCTAACTGGGATCCGTTTATGCCATTTGGTTTTGATGGTGTGTTTGCCGCTGCGGCACTTGTATTCTTTGCTTTTATCGGATTTGATGCGATCTCGTCTGCGGCTGAAGAAACAAAAAATCCGAAAAGAGACCTGCCAATTGGAATTCTTTCATCGCTGTTTATTTGTACAGTGCTTTATGTAGTCGTTTCTGCGATTATGACAGGTGTTGTGCCGTTTGCTCAATTTGAAGGAGTGGCGCATCCCATTTCATTGCCGCTTCAAGTCGCTGGACAAAACTGGGTAGCTGGTGTGATTGACCTTGGTGCAATTTTAGGGATGACAACAGTTATGCTCGTTATGTTGTATGGCCAGACACGTGTTATGTTTTCCATGTCACGGGACGGTTTAATGCCGCCTGTTTTGTCAAAAGTGCATAAGAAATATCAAACGCCTTTTATTGCAACATGGATTTTCGGATTGATTGCCGGCTTGATGGGTGCGCTTATTTCGCTGGATGAACTGGCGAAGCTTGTTAATATCGGTACGTTGTCAGCGTTTGTCCTCGTATCGATTGCTGTTATCGTGCTTCGATACAAGCAGCCGGACCTGCCGCGTGCATTCCGCTGCCCGGCTGTTCCGCTGGTTCCGATTTTAGCCATCCTATTCTGCGGATTCTTGATTCTGCAGCTTGGTGCAGCTACATGGATTCGCTTTATTATCTGGCTGTTGATCGGGGTCGTGATTTATTTCGTTTATTCGCGCAAGCGTTCAAAATTAAATCAATAA